From the genome of Vicia villosa cultivar HV-30 ecotype Madison, WI linkage group LG2, Vvil1.0, whole genome shotgun sequence, one region includes:
- the LOC131653264 gene encoding ABC transporter G family member 11 — protein MEIEPSYKPTTLGNEPSSNIPSLSPLSETLWREKAKTEFIGDVSARLTWKDLTVMVTLSNGETQNVLENLTGYAEPGCFTALMGPSGSGKSTLLDALSSRLASNAFLSGTILLNGRKEKLSFGTAAYVTQDDNLIGTLTVRETIWYSARLRLPDKMSRSDKRALVESTIVAMGLQDCADTVIGNWHLRGISGGEKRRVSIALEILMRPRLLFLDEPTSGLDSASAFFVTQTLRALARDGRTVIASIHQPSSEVFELFDQLYLLSGGKTVYFGQASEAYEFFEQAGFPCPALRNPSDHFLRCINSDFDKVKATLKGSMKLRFEGSDDPLDKITTAEAIRTLIDFYRTSQHSYAARQKVDEISKVRGTVLEAGGSEASFLLQTYILTKRSFINMSRDFGYYWLRLVIYIVVTICIGTIYLNVGTGYNSILARGSCASFVFGFVTFMSIGGFPSFVEDMKVFQRERLNGHYGVTAFVISNTLSATPFLILITFLSGTICYFMVQLHPGFSHYVFFVLCLYASVTVVESLMMAIASIVPNFLMGIIIGAGIQGIFMLVSGYFRLPHDIPKPVWRYPMSYISFHFWALQGQYQNDLNGLIFDNQTPDLPKIPGEYILEYVFQIDVKRSKWIDLSVILSMIIIYRIIFFIMIKINEDVTPWVRGYLARRRMQQKSGAQNTTIAPDVLTQSPSLRTYISNQK, from the exons ATGGAAATTGAACCGAGTTATAAACCTACAACACTAGGAAACGAACCATCTTCAAATATACCATCTTTGAGTCCATTGAGTGAAACCCTTTGGAGAGAAAAGGCGAAAACCGAGTTCATCGGAGACGTTTCGGCACGATTAACATGGAAAGATTTAACTGTCATGGTAACCCTAAGCAATGGTGAAACACAGAATGTGCTAGAGAATTTAACTGGCTATGCTGAACCAGGATGTTTTACTGCTCTTATGGGACCCTCAGGTTCTGGAAAATCAACTCTTCTAGATGCACTTTCTAGTCGTTTGGCTTCTAATGCTTTTCTTTCTGGTACTATTCTTCTTAATGGTCGCAAAGAAAAGCTATCTTTTGGAACTGCT GCTTATGTGACACAAGATGACAATTTGATTGGAACCTTAACAGTGAGAGAAACAATATGGTATTCAGCTAGATTAAGATTACCAGATAAAATGTCAAGATCAGATAAAAGAGCATTAGTTGAGAGCACAATAGTTGCAATGGGACTTCAAGATTGTGCAGACACAGTTATTGGTAATTGGCATTTAAGAGGAATAAGTGGTGGTGAAAAGAGAAGAGTTAGTATTGCTTTGGAAATATTAATGAGGCCTAGATTgcttttccttgatgaaccaaCCAGTGGACTTGACAG TGCTTCAGCTTTCTTTGTGACTCAAACACTACGTGCATTAGCAAGAGATGGAAGAACAGTGATAGCTTCAATTCATCAACCTAGCAGtgaagtgtttgaattatttgatcaATTGTATTTGCTTTCTGGTGGCAAAACTGTTTATTTTGGGCAAGCTTCTGAGGCATATGAG TTCTTTGAACAAGCTGGATTTCCATGCCCTGCTCTGAGGAACCCTTCTGATCATTTTCTTAGATGCATCAATTCTGACTTTGATAAAGTCAAAGCCACTCTCAAAGGGTCAATGAAATTGAGG TTTGAAGGAAGTGATGATCCTCTAGACAAGATCACAACTGCTGAAGCTATCAGAACTCTCATCGATTTCTACCGTACTTCTCAGCACTCTTATGCTGCAAGACAAAAAGTCGATGAAATTTCCAAAGTC CGAGGGACAGTGCTAGAAGCAGGAGGAAGTGAAGCTAGCTTCTTGTTGCAGACATACATATTAACCAAACGTTCGTTCATTAACATGTCAAGGGATTTTGGTTACTATTGGCTTCGGCTCGTAATCTACATTGTTGTCACTATCTGCATCGGAACTATTTACTTGAATGTTGGCACCGGCTATAACTCTATTCTG GCTAGGGGTTCATGCGCGTCTTTTGTCTTCGGTTTCGTTACCTTCATGTCAATTGGTGGATTTCCTTCGTTTGTTGAAGATATGAAA GTTTTTCAAAGGGAGAGGCTTAATGGACATTATGGTGTGACTGCATTTGTTATCAGCAATACATTATCTGCTACACCATTTTTGATATTAATCACTTTTCTCTCTGGAACAATTTGTTACTTCATGGTTCAACTACATCCTGGATTTTCGCATTACGTATTCTTTGTGCTGTGTCTTTATGCAAGTGTCACAGTTGTTGAAAGCTTGATGATGGCAATTGCTAGTATTGTCCCTAACTTTCTCATGGGAATCATCATTGGAGCAGGGATTCAG GGCATATTCATGTTGGTGTCCGGCTACTTTAGGCTTCCACATGATATCCCGAAACCAGTTTGGCGCTATCCAATGTCATACATCAGTTTCCACTTTTGGGCATTACAG GGTCAATACCAGAACGATCTGAACGGTTTAATATTCGACAACCAAACACCCGATCTTCCAAAGATACCTGGCGAATACATCTTGGAGTATGTATTCCAGATCGACGTGAAAAGATCAAAATGGATAGATTTAAGTGTGATCTTAAGCATGATTATCATATACCGCATTATTTTCTTCATCATGATCAAAATCAATGAAGATGTTACTCCTTGGGTTAGAGGGTATCTTGCTAGGAGAAGAATGCAGCAAAAGAGTGGAGCACAAAATACAACTATTGCACCTGATGTTCTCACTCAATCTCCATCCTTGAGAACCTATATTTCGaatcaaaaatag